The Hymenobacter sp. 5317J-9 genome has a window encoding:
- a CDS encoding SDR family oxidoreductase yields MKNDKRTSKNWLLAAGLGAAALAATMWGNRRGSYDLTRRVVLITGGSRGLGLVLARQAVAEGARVAICARDEAELARARQDLLNAGAAESDVLTLARDITNEVEVRTMVAEVENRLGPIDVLINNAGIILGGPLDNMDSRDYEDSMAIHFWAPLHAMQAVLPSMRRRGEGRIVNISSLGGKVALPHMAPYSASKFALVGLSEGFRAELQQHGITVTTVCPGLLRTGSPDHALVKGQQKKEFAWFSIADSLPGITMNAEQAARQIWNACRRGDGEIILSLPAKLLAAFHGLLPGTTTDILSWLNRALPATGESPAANVRRTGFESETELTRSPVTTLTRKAAVKNNEV; encoded by the coding sequence ATGAAAAACGACAAGCGCACTTCCAAGAACTGGCTGCTGGCCGCCGGCCTCGGCGCGGCGGCCCTGGCCGCCACGATGTGGGGCAACCGCCGCGGCTCCTACGACCTCACCCGGCGCGTCGTGCTCATTACCGGCGGCTCGCGCGGCCTGGGCCTTGTGCTGGCCCGCCAGGCCGTGGCCGAGGGCGCCCGCGTGGCCATCTGCGCCCGCGACGAGGCCGAACTGGCCCGCGCCCGCCAGGACCTGCTGAACGCCGGCGCCGCCGAGTCCGACGTGCTGACCCTGGCCCGCGACATCACCAACGAGGTGGAAGTGCGCACCATGGTGGCCGAAGTCGAGAACCGCCTCGGCCCCATCGACGTGCTCATCAACAACGCCGGCATCATCCTGGGTGGCCCGCTCGACAACATGGATTCACGCGACTACGAGGATTCCATGGCCATTCACTTCTGGGCGCCGCTGCACGCCATGCAGGCCGTGCTGCCCAGCATGCGCCGCCGGGGCGAAGGCCGCATTGTCAACATCTCTTCGCTGGGCGGCAAGGTAGCGCTCCCTCATATGGCCCCCTATAGCGCCAGCAAATTTGCCCTGGTGGGCTTGTCCGAAGGTTTCCGGGCCGAGCTGCAGCAGCACGGCATCACCGTGACGACGGTGTGTCCCGGCCTGCTGCGCACCGGCAGCCCCGACCACGCGCTGGTAAAAGGTCAGCAGAAAAAGGAATTTGCCTGGTTCAGCATCGCCGACTCGCTGCCCGGCATCACGATGAACGCCGAGCAGGCCGCCCGCCAAATCTGGAACGCCTGCCGCCGCGGCGATGGCGAAATCATTCTTTCGCTGCCGGCGAAGCTACTGGCCGCCTTCCACGGCCTGCTGCCCGGCACTACTACCGACATCCTGAGCTGGCTCAACCGCGCCCTACCGGCCACCGGCGAAAGCCCGGCCGCCAATGTGCGTCGCACGGGTTTCGAGAGTGAAACCGAGCTTACCCGCTCGCCAGTCACCACGCTCACGCGCAAGGCAGCGGTGAAAAACAACGAAGTATAA
- a CDS encoding radical SAM protein: MEATLITDLPFLDAAATEAPVVTPTLPPAIIASRLQRAWATAMFHLTDARLLWRFMRSGARMQLAKMRIEELKRAYYGALQVKKVARVDGRYFREYFAPGMPSPAYDTYIASTVNRLVPFRGDADTLNLVFLAITKKCPLACEHCFEWDALNQKEVLSRADIQDMVAQFQARHVTQIFFSGGEPMLRVNDLVAVVEAARPGTDFWVFTSGFNFTRDNAQRLKRAGFTGVSISLDHHEPARHNAFRGSPDAYANAVQAAAHAHAAGLVVNLSLCVTQDFTTPANLLAYARLARQLGVTFIQILEPRAVGHYAGQAVDLTHAQVALLEEFYLDMNYGPDYLDWPLVHYYGYHQRRMGCGGAADRFLYVDTDGDLHACPFCQKKSGSALCGSKGGSVDAALASLKTRGCHPFAPASM; encoded by the coding sequence ATGGAAGCCACGCTCATCACCGACCTGCCCTTTCTCGACGCCGCCGCCACTGAGGCGCCGGTGGTCACGCCCACGTTGCCGCCGGCCATCATCGCCTCGCGGCTGCAGCGGGCCTGGGCCACGGCCATGTTTCACCTCACCGATGCGCGCCTGCTCTGGCGGTTTATGCGCTCGGGGGCCCGCATGCAGCTGGCCAAAATGCGCATTGAGGAGCTCAAACGTGCCTACTACGGCGCGCTGCAGGTGAAGAAAGTGGCCCGTGTCGACGGCCGCTATTTCCGCGAATACTTCGCGCCCGGCATGCCCAGCCCGGCCTACGACACCTACATAGCCTCTACGGTGAACCGGCTGGTGCCTTTCCGGGGCGACGCCGACACGCTGAATCTGGTGTTTCTGGCCATCACCAAAAAGTGCCCGCTGGCCTGCGAGCACTGCTTCGAATGGGATGCGCTCAACCAGAAAGAAGTGCTTTCGCGGGCCGACATTCAGGACATGGTGGCCCAGTTTCAGGCCCGGCACGTGACGCAGATTTTCTTCAGCGGCGGCGAGCCCATGCTGCGCGTCAACGACTTGGTGGCTGTGGTGGAAGCTGCCCGGCCCGGCACCGATTTCTGGGTATTTACCTCGGGCTTCAACTTCACCCGCGACAACGCCCAGCGCCTGAAGCGCGCCGGCTTCACGGGCGTCAGCATCAGCCTCGACCACCACGAGCCCGCCCGGCACAACGCCTTCCGTGGCTCGCCCGATGCCTACGCCAACGCCGTGCAGGCTGCGGCTCACGCCCACGCAGCCGGCCTGGTGGTGAACCTCTCGCTGTGCGTCACGCAGGACTTCACCACCCCGGCCAACCTCCTGGCCTACGCCCGTCTGGCCCGGCAGCTGGGCGTCACATTCATTCAGATACTGGAGCCGCGCGCCGTGGGCCACTACGCCGGCCAGGCCGTGGACCTGACCCACGCCCAGGTGGCCTTGCTGGAGGAATTTTACCTAGACATGAACTACGGACCCGACTACCTCGACTGGCCCCTGGTGCACTACTACGGCTACCACCAGCGCCGCATGGGCTGCGGCGGTGCGGCCGACCGGTTCCTGTACGTCGACACCGACGGCGACCTGCACGCTTGCCCTTTCTGCCAGAAGAAAAGCGGCAGCGCCCTGTGCGGCTCCAAAGGCGGCTCGGTGGATGCCGCGTTGGCTTCGCTTAAGACCCGCGGCTGCCACCCATTTGCCCCGGCCAGCATGTGA
- a CDS encoding bile acid:sodium symporter family protein, producing the protein MTQPLAPAPNRFIALLSRAGLDWFLLALIGVVALAYFQPGLGSKASPVPWKAITTLGVGLVFFFYGLKLSLEKLRAGMRNWRLHLLVQLATFALFPALALLIRPFFGSESGDLLWQSIFFLCALPSTVSTSVVMVSIAGGNLPAAIFNASISSLLGIALTPLLTSVVLHTGTGGGQLWGLAVQLLWQVVLPVGAGVLLNSRFHAFAERHKASLRVFDQVTILLIVFTAFCDSFAEGIFTRYRLADIVKLGAGMVLLYLVVFALIWGLSRALRFPRADQIVAVFCGSKKSLVHGSVMASLLFPASAATGLILLPLMLYHALQIILASSMAQYLGRQVVREPVAAV; encoded by the coding sequence ATGACGCAGCCCCTTGCCCCAGCCCCGAATCGTTTCATCGCCCTGTTGTCCCGCGCCGGGCTCGACTGGTTTCTGCTCGCGCTTATTGGCGTGGTGGCGCTGGCCTATTTCCAGCCCGGCCTGGGCAGCAAGGCCAGCCCGGTGCCTTGGAAAGCCATTACCACCCTGGGCGTGGGTCTGGTGTTTTTCTTCTATGGCCTGAAGCTGAGCTTGGAAAAGCTGCGGGCCGGCATGCGCAACTGGCGCCTGCACCTGCTGGTGCAGCTGGCCACATTTGCGCTGTTTCCGGCCCTGGCGCTGCTCATTCGGCCGTTTTTCGGCAGTGAGAGCGGCGACCTGCTTTGGCAAAGTATCTTCTTTCTGTGTGCTTTGCCCAGCACCGTGTCCACGTCGGTGGTGATGGTGAGCATTGCCGGCGGCAACCTGCCTGCGGCCATTTTCAACGCCAGCATTTCCAGCCTGTTGGGCATTGCGCTCACGCCACTGCTCACCAGCGTGGTGCTGCACACCGGCACGGGCGGCGGGCAGCTGTGGGGCCTGGCGGTGCAGCTGCTCTGGCAGGTGGTGCTGCCGGTAGGGGCGGGGGTGCTGCTCAATTCCCGCTTCCACGCCTTTGCCGAGCGCCACAAGGCTAGCTTGCGTGTGTTCGACCAGGTCACCATCCTGCTCATCGTCTTCACGGCCTTCTGCGATTCGTTTGCCGAGGGCATTTTCACCCGCTACCGCTTGGCTGATATCGTGAAGCTCGGCGCGGGCATGGTGCTGCTCTACCTGGTGGTGTTTGCCCTAATCTGGGGCCTGAGCCGCGCCCTGCGCTTCCCACGCGCCGACCAGATTGTGGCCGTGTTCTGCGGGTCGAAAAAGTCGCTGGTGCACGGTAGCGTAATGGCGAGCCTGCTGTTTCCGGCCAGCGCGGCCACGGGCCTTATTCTCCTGCCGCTGATGCTGTATCATGCCCTGCAAATTATTCTGGCCAGCAGCATGGCGCAGTATCTGGGCCGGCAAGTTGTGAGGGAGCCGGTGGCGGCAGTCTAA
- a CDS encoding TonB-dependent receptor, which produces MRSVVFPLLVVGSLLPLVSVAQSDAPHHRHAKRHDQTGEVTGRIELADGQAAEQVSIRVKGTSLGVNSAADGTFRLQAPAGWQVLTVTCLGCTPQEVTVEVKPGQTVAALPVRLAPGEQQLQEVTVRGAKSLNQRTPSVGKMPIAPLDNPQSTVTIEREVLEQQQALRLSDVLANVSGVYVMGATGGTQEEIASRGFAYSSANTFKNGVRFNNGIMPEVSSLERMEVLKGSAAILYGNVAAGGILNLVTKKPQFERGGSVGLRVGSFGFVKPQFDVYGAVGQSQKVAFRLNGTYERGDSFRDGVKSNRVYVNPSLLLKLTPKTDLVIEGDYLRDNRTPDYGIGAINYQIFDSRTRFLNTADATNATNQSSATATLTSRLSDTWQVRAVAGFQRYDNELRSAARPTANVIKPGRNYGNWQRNLQRTQTAENYYLAQIDLTGTLRTGRIGHTVLVGADADQYNTNALSFIAQAYDSLNILDPSRALGRPKGAVSGYDAMRYNTRTLGNTRRAGFYAQDLISLFDHVKVLAGLRWSYQETPTDVYTYPGLALPATNAATVAENRRYDNAFSPRLGLVYQPIKTTSLFASYSNSFTPNSGFDEQGGALAPSLIDQYEVGMKNELFKGALSANVTGYRIVNSNQAQAILPTDPRFATSRVAAPQELAGEVTSQGVEVDVQSRPLNGISLIAGYSYNTTTYTKSNIYENGSRLRYNPAHTANASLFYSFANVFANNATLRGLNAGFTAYYVGDRVGGRNTRLLDPSTGRPWASGSDAFQLISVPDYFLFDASLGYSYDRFSLRFKMANLLNELSYNLHDDNSINPIAPRTFSATLSYKL; this is translated from the coding sequence ATGCGCTCAGTTGTTTTTCCCCTGCTCGTTGTTGGTAGCCTGCTGCCGTTGGTTAGTGTTGCTCAGTCCGACGCCCCGCACCATCGCCATGCCAAGCGCCATGACCAGACGGGGGAAGTAACCGGCCGCATTGAGTTGGCCGACGGTCAGGCGGCTGAGCAAGTTTCCATCCGCGTGAAGGGCACTTCGCTGGGCGTTAATTCAGCCGCGGATGGCACGTTCCGCCTGCAGGCGCCGGCCGGCTGGCAGGTGCTCACGGTGACGTGCCTGGGCTGCACGCCGCAGGAAGTGACCGTGGAAGTGAAGCCCGGCCAGACCGTGGCCGCCCTGCCCGTGCGCCTGGCGCCCGGCGAGCAGCAGCTGCAGGAAGTGACCGTGCGGGGCGCCAAAAGCCTGAACCAGCGCACGCCGAGCGTGGGCAAAATGCCCATCGCGCCCCTCGACAACCCCCAGAGCACCGTCACCATCGAGCGCGAGGTGCTGGAGCAGCAGCAGGCCCTGCGCCTGAGCGACGTGCTGGCCAACGTGAGCGGCGTGTATGTGATGGGCGCTACCGGCGGCACCCAGGAAGAAATTGCCAGCCGCGGCTTTGCCTACAGCAGCGCCAACACCTTCAAAAACGGGGTGCGCTTCAACAACGGTATTATGCCGGAGGTGAGCTCGCTGGAGCGCATGGAAGTGCTGAAAGGCAGCGCCGCTATTCTGTACGGCAACGTGGCCGCCGGCGGCATCCTGAACTTGGTGACCAAGAAGCCGCAGTTTGAGCGCGGCGGCTCGGTGGGGCTGCGCGTGGGCAGCTTCGGTTTCGTGAAGCCGCAGTTCGACGTGTACGGCGCCGTGGGCCAGAGCCAGAAAGTGGCCTTCCGCCTGAACGGCACCTATGAGCGCGGCGACAGCTTCCGCGATGGCGTGAAAAGCAACCGCGTGTACGTGAATCCCTCGCTGCTTTTGAAACTCACGCCCAAGACGGACCTCGTCATCGAAGGCGACTACCTGCGCGACAACCGCACGCCTGATTACGGCATCGGGGCCATCAACTACCAGATTTTTGACTCGCGCACCCGCTTCCTGAACACGGCCGACGCCACCAACGCCACCAACCAGAGCAGCGCCACGGCCACCCTCACCAGCCGCCTCAGCGACACCTGGCAGGTGCGCGCCGTGGCCGGTTTCCAGCGCTATGATAATGAGCTGCGCAGCGCCGCCCGGCCCACGGCCAACGTCATCAAGCCCGGCCGCAACTACGGCAACTGGCAGCGCAACCTGCAACGCACCCAGACGGCCGAAAACTACTACTTGGCCCAAATTGACCTGACCGGCACCCTGCGCACGGGCCGCATTGGGCACACGGTGCTGGTGGGCGCCGACGCCGACCAGTACAACACCAACGCGCTGTCCTTCATCGCGCAGGCCTACGACTCGCTCAATATTCTGGACCCCAGCCGCGCCTTGGGCCGCCCCAAAGGCGCCGTGAGCGGCTACGACGCCATGCGCTACAACACCCGCACGCTGGGCAACACCCGCCGCGCCGGTTTCTACGCCCAGGACCTCATCAGCCTGTTCGACCACGTGAAGGTACTGGCCGGCCTGCGCTGGAGCTACCAGGAAACCCCCACCGACGTGTACACCTACCCCGGCCTGGCGCTGCCCGCCACCAACGCCGCCACCGTGGCCGAAAACCGCCGCTACGACAACGCATTTTCGCCGCGCCTGGGCCTGGTGTACCAGCCCATCAAAACCACCTCGCTGTTTGCGTCTTACTCCAATTCCTTCACGCCCAACTCCGGCTTCGACGAGCAGGGCGGGGCGCTGGCGCCGTCGCTTATCGACCAGTACGAAGTGGGCATGAAAAACGAGCTGTTCAAAGGCGCGCTGTCGGCCAACGTGACCGGCTACCGCATCGTGAACAGCAACCAGGCCCAGGCCATTCTGCCCACCGACCCGCGCTTTGCCACCAGCCGCGTGGCGGCGCCCCAGGAGCTGGCCGGCGAAGTGACGAGCCAGGGCGTGGAAGTGGACGTGCAGAGCCGCCCGCTCAACGGCATTTCGCTCATTGCCGGCTACAGCTACAACACCACCACCTACACCAAGAGCAACATTTACGAAAACGGCAGCCGCCTGCGCTACAACCCCGCCCACACGGCCAACGCGAGCCTGTTCTACAGCTTCGCCAACGTGTTTGCCAACAACGCCACCCTGCGCGGCCTGAACGCCGGCTTCACGGCCTACTACGTGGGCGACCGGGTGGGCGGCCGCAACACCCGCCTGCTCGACCCTAGCACCGGCCGTCCCTGGGCTTCGGGCAGTGACGCTTTCCAATTGATTTCGGTGCCCGACTATTTCCTGTTCGATGCTTCGCTGGGCTATTCCTACGACCGGTTCTCGTTGCGCTTCAAGATGGCGAACCTGCTCAACGAGCTGAGCTACAACCTGCACGACGACAACAGCATCAATCCCATTGCGCCCCGCACCTTCTCGGCCACGCTGAGCTATAAGCTGTAA
- a CDS encoding TSUP family transporter: protein MTASLLLLYFFAFLAGFIDAQVGGGGLIQLPAMLLLLPGVPYSTVLGTGKVASLAGTAAALRRYLGGPDAVPLRWRTVAITALVAGGFALLGARAASSLHKEAVRPLVLALLSAMAVYTFWRKDFGSIHAPRLQGKREIITGIVLGSAIGFYDGFFGPGTGSLLLFVFVGLFGYDFLAASASAKFVNVATNIAGLIFFISTGQVLYKVAVPMAICNMLGSTLGARMALRRGSSFVRALFLVVVGAFILRLSWDTFA from the coding sequence ATGACGGCTTCGCTGCTACTGCTTTACTTTTTTGCCTTTCTGGCCGGGTTTATTGATGCGCAGGTGGGCGGCGGCGGACTGATTCAGCTGCCGGCCATGCTGCTGCTGCTGCCGGGCGTGCCCTATTCCACGGTGCTGGGCACGGGCAAGGTGGCCAGTTTGGCGGGCACGGCCGCGGCGCTGCGCCGCTACCTGGGCGGGCCCGATGCCGTGCCGTTGCGTTGGCGCACGGTGGCCATCACAGCACTAGTGGCGGGTGGTTTTGCGCTGCTGGGGGCGCGGGCGGCCAGCAGCCTGCACAAGGAAGCGGTGCGGCCGCTGGTGTTGGCGTTGCTCTCGGCCATGGCCGTGTACACGTTCTGGCGCAAGGATTTTGGCAGCATCCACGCCCCGCGCCTGCAGGGCAAGCGCGAAATCATCACGGGCATCGTGCTGGGCTCGGCCATCGGGTTTTACGACGGCTTTTTTGGGCCCGGCACGGGCAGCTTGCTGCTGTTTGTCTTCGTGGGATTGTTTGGCTATGATTTTCTGGCCGCTTCGGCTTCGGCCAAGTTCGTGAACGTGGCCACCAACATTGCCGGGCTCATCTTCTTTATCTCGACCGGGCAAGTGCTGTATAAGGTGGCCGTGCCCATGGCCATTTGCAACATGCTGGGCTCTACGCTGGGGGCACGCATGGCCCTGCGGCGCGGCAGCAGCTTTGTACGGGCACTTTTTCTGGTGGTGGTCGGCGCGTTTATTCTGCGGCTGAGCTGGGACACGTTTGCGTAG
- a CDS encoding LLM class flavin-dependent oxidoreductase, which produces MTTPSNIRLNVLDQSPIRPGATPRQALLETVELAQLADRLGYTRFWVSEHHNTNTLAGSTPEVLIAHLGNHTQRIRLGSGGIMLPHYSALKVAENFRMLESLFPGRIDLGMGRAPGADRLTAYALNPNNQFNEKDFVEQLMDLQAYLRDEKVPDTIHERVMAIPQSPTAPELWILSSSGQSGLFAAHLGMAFSFAQFINGNGGPEAVRQYRQRFRPSPELATPLANMAVFTLCADTEEKANELRKAMDMQLIRFNRGEFRTFPSAEEVRAYQFTAEDQAHLRHNHNRVVSGTPDQVHAQFIQLAAEYEVDEITAVTITADFEDRRRSYELLAEAFHLTPTNALQEAEAA; this is translated from the coding sequence ATGACCACCCCCTCCAATATCCGCCTCAACGTCCTCGACCAGTCGCCCATCCGGCCGGGCGCTACGCCCCGCCAGGCCCTGCTCGAAACCGTGGAGCTGGCCCAGCTGGCCGACCGCCTCGGCTATACCCGCTTCTGGGTGAGCGAGCACCACAACACCAACACCCTGGCCGGCTCGACGCCCGAAGTCCTCATTGCCCACCTCGGCAACCACACCCAACGCATTCGCCTGGGCTCGGGCGGCATCATGCTGCCGCACTACAGCGCCCTGAAAGTGGCTGAGAACTTCCGCATGCTCGAAAGCCTGTTTCCGGGCCGCATCGACCTGGGCATGGGCCGCGCCCCCGGCGCCGACCGCCTCACGGCCTATGCCCTCAACCCCAATAACCAGTTCAACGAGAAGGACTTCGTGGAGCAGCTCATGGACCTGCAAGCCTACCTGCGCGATGAGAAAGTGCCCGACACCATTCACGAGCGGGTGATGGCCATTCCGCAGTCGCCCACCGCGCCGGAGCTCTGGATATTGAGCTCCAGCGGCCAGAGCGGCCTGTTTGCGGCGCACTTGGGCATGGCCTTTTCCTTCGCGCAATTCATCAACGGCAACGGCGGCCCCGAGGCCGTGCGCCAGTACCGCCAGCGCTTCCGCCCTTCGCCGGAGCTGGCCACGCCGCTGGCCAACATGGCTGTGTTCACGCTGTGCGCCGACACGGAGGAAAAGGCCAACGAACTGCGTAAGGCCATGGACATGCAGCTCATCCGCTTCAACCGCGGTGAGTTCCGCACGTTCCCGTCGGCTGAGGAAGTGCGCGCCTACCAGTTCACGGCCGAAGACCAGGCCCACCTGCGTCACAACCACAACCGCGTGGTGAGCGGCACGCCCGACCAAGTGCATGCCCAATTCATCCAACTGGCCGCCGAATATGAGGTGGACGAGATAACCGCCGTCACCATCACTGCCGATTTTGAGGACCGCCGCCGCTCTTACGAGCTGCTGGCCGAAGCCTTTCATCTGACTCCCACCAACGCCTTGCAGGAGGCCGAGGCAGCTTGA
- a CDS encoding PepSY-associated TM helix domain-containing protein, whose amino-acid sequence MKSPFKRFIRNIHLYLGLASGLVIVFVCLTGSILVFEKEIEQAWHPERYTVAPATTSALSLAQLTTAVQAYKPKAKIGGFKVYADPARSMEVSLAGGPGGKGGEGAKGPRSGDGKARAEGAGPATAKPGEGGPGKGKGKGDGGGPRIYVNPYTGAILGEINPRETFFHTVEQLHRGLVAGKIGKLVMGVSASIFLFILGTGLVLWWPAARKALTPRLTVKWGSGWKRLNHDFHIVLGFYASLFLFVMALTGVGMSFDWVGAGINKLTHSPLKRPEPPVSVVPAAAAEPVAKVGADAVLTLARQQAPDAEFYSVQLPKEATGSIRVAVLRPGAITENATDEVYLDQYSGQVISGQTYAQRPVGQRIRGLFKPVHTGAIGGLSTKVLAFVIALLGATFPVTGTVMWLNRIRKKGKKQPQLQAV is encoded by the coding sequence ATGAAAAGCCCGTTCAAACGCTTCATTCGCAACATTCACCTCTACCTCGGCTTGGCCTCGGGCCTGGTGATTGTGTTCGTGTGCCTCACGGGCAGCATCCTGGTTTTTGAAAAAGAGATAGAGCAAGCCTGGCACCCGGAGCGGTACACTGTGGCTCCGGCTACTACGTCCGCGCTGTCGCTGGCTCAGCTAACTACCGCCGTGCAGGCCTACAAGCCCAAGGCCAAAATCGGCGGCTTTAAGGTATACGCCGACCCCGCCCGCAGCATGGAGGTGAGCCTGGCCGGTGGCCCCGGCGGCAAGGGTGGCGAAGGCGCCAAAGGCCCACGCTCCGGCGATGGCAAAGCCCGCGCGGAAGGCGCCGGTCCCGCCACTGCCAAGCCTGGCGAGGGCGGCCCCGGCAAAGGCAAGGGCAAAGGCGACGGGGGAGGCCCCCGCATCTACGTAAACCCCTACACGGGCGCTATCCTGGGCGAAATCAACCCGCGCGAAACGTTTTTCCACACCGTGGAGCAGCTGCACCGCGGGCTGGTGGCCGGCAAAATCGGCAAGCTGGTGATGGGCGTGAGCGCCTCGATTTTCCTGTTCATTCTGGGCACGGGCCTGGTGCTGTGGTGGCCCGCGGCGCGCAAGGCTCTCACGCCCCGCCTCACGGTGAAGTGGGGCAGCGGCTGGAAGCGCCTCAACCACGATTTTCACATTGTGCTGGGCTTTTATGCTTCGCTCTTTCTGTTCGTGATGGCGCTTACCGGCGTGGGCATGTCCTTCGATTGGGTGGGCGCGGGCATCAACAAGCTCACCCATTCGCCCCTGAAGCGGCCCGAGCCGCCGGTATCCGTGGTACCCGCCGCGGCCGCCGAACCCGTCGCCAAAGTCGGTGCCGATGCCGTGCTGACCCTGGCCCGCCAGCAGGCTCCGGATGCGGAGTTTTACTCGGTGCAGCTGCCAAAAGAGGCCACCGGCAGCATCCGCGTGGCCGTGCTGCGCCCCGGCGCCATTACCGAAAACGCCACCGACGAGGTGTACCTGGACCAATATTCCGGCCAGGTCATCAGCGGGCAGACGTATGCCCAGCGGCCCGTGGGCCAGCGCATTCGCGGGCTGTTCAAGCCGGTGCACACGGGCGCCATTGGGGGCCTGTCCACCAAGGTGCTGGCTTTTGTTATTGCACTGCTGGGCGCCACGTTCCCCGTCACGGGCACTGTTATGTGGCTGAACCGCATCCGCAAAAAGGGCAAGAAGCAGCCGCAGCTGCAGGCCGTTTAA
- a CDS encoding dienelactone hydrolase family protein: MSDQNNVLITVADGTEMHAYAAFPSNTGPVPGIILLQEAFGVNHHIRSVADRLAAAGYAVVAPELFHRTAAPGLEIAYTDFNTVAAPHFQAITVEGLTADLQAAHAWLSGQVLVMADKIGSVGFCLGGRVSFLANAVLPLAAAVSYYGGGTHLLKDRAAELHAPHLFFWGGLDAHIKKEHIAEVTDAVDAAGKPYINTVISYADHGFNCDERPSYHPQAAAEAWALTLAFFREKLGA; this comes from the coding sequence ATGAGCGACCAGAACAACGTACTCATAACCGTGGCCGATGGCACCGAAATGCACGCCTACGCGGCATTCCCAAGCAACACCGGCCCGGTGCCGGGCATCATTCTCCTGCAGGAAGCTTTCGGCGTGAACCACCACATTCGCAGCGTGGCCGACCGGCTGGCGGCGGCTGGCTACGCCGTGGTGGCGCCCGAGCTGTTTCACCGCACCGCCGCGCCGGGGCTGGAAATTGCCTATACCGATTTCAACACCGTAGCCGCGCCGCACTTCCAGGCCATCACGGTGGAGGGCCTGACGGCCGACCTGCAGGCGGCGCACGCCTGGCTCAGCGGCCAAGTCTTGGTGATGGCCGATAAAATCGGAAGCGTGGGCTTCTGCCTGGGGGGTCGGGTGTCGTTCTTGGCCAATGCTGTGCTGCCGCTGGCGGCCGCCGTGTCGTACTACGGCGGGGGCACCCACCTGCTGAAGGACCGCGCCGCCGAGCTGCACGCCCCGCACCTTTTCTTCTGGGGAGGGCTCGATGCACACATCAAAAAAGAGCATATTGCCGAAGTAACAGATGCCGTGGATGCCGCCGGCAAGCCCTACATCAACACCGTCATTTCCTACGCCGACCACGGCTTCAACTGCGACGAGCGGCCCAGCTACCACCCGCAAGCCGCCGCCGAGGCCTGGGCTCTGACGCTGGCTTTCTTCAGGGAGAAGCTGGGGGCGTAA